In Cygnus olor isolate bCygOlo1 chromosome 12, bCygOlo1.pri.v2, whole genome shotgun sequence, one DNA window encodes the following:
- the GPI gene encoding glucose-6-phosphate isomerase — MALSADPHFKKLLEWHKANASKLVLRQLFEGDKERFQKFSLTLNTDHGDILLDYSKNLVTEEVMKMLVELAKSRGVESARERMFSGEKINFTENRAVLHIALRNRSNVPILVDGKDVVPEVNKVLDKMKHFCQRVRGGEWKGYTGKTITDVVNIGIGGSDLGPLMVTEALKPYSKGGPRVWFVSNIDGTHIAKTLAELKPDTTLFIIASKTFTTQETITNAETAKEWFLHAANDPSAVAKHFVALSTNGPKVKDFGIDPENMFEFWDWVGGRYSLWSAIGLSIALHIGFDNFESLLAGAHWMDNHFHTAPLEKNVPVLLAMLGVWYINCFGCETHALLPYDQYMHRFAAYFQQGDMESNGKYITKKGSRVDYSTGPIVWGEPGTNGQHAFYQLIHQGTRMIPCDFLIPVQTQHPVRNGLHHKILLANFLAQTEALMKGKTADEARKELQAAGLSGDALEKLLPHKVFEGNRPTNSIMFTKLNPFTLGAIIAMYEHKIFVQGVVWDINSYDQWGVELGKQLAKKIEPELESDAPVTSHDSSTNGLINFIKKHRA; from the exons ATGGCGCTGTCTGCCGACCCCCATTTCAAGAAGCTGCTCGAGTGGCACAAGGCGAACGCCTCCAAGCTCGTCCTGCGGCAGCTCTTCGAGGGCGACAAGGAGCGTTTCCAGAAGTTCAG CTTGACTCTGAATACTGATCATGGGGATATCTTACTGGATTATTCAAAGAACCTTGTTACAGAAGAAGTAATGAAAATGCTGGTGGAACTG GCAAAGTCAAGGGGTGTGGAAAGTGCCAGAGAGCGAATGTTCAGTGGAGAGAAGATCAACTTCACTGAG AACCGAGCTGTGCTTCATATCGCTCTGAGAAATCGTTCCAATGTGCCAATACTTGTGGATGGGAAAGATGTTGTTCCAGAAGTAAACAAAGTGTTggacaaaatgaaacacttctGCCAG AGAGTCCGTGGTGGTGAATGGAAGGGCTACACTGGAAAGACGATTACCGATGTGGTCAATATCGGGATTGGTGGCTCTGACTTG GGGCCTCTGATGGTAACTGAAGCCTTGAAACCATATTCCAAGGGAGGCCCACGTGTTTGGTTTGTGTCTAACATTGATGGTACTCATATAGCCAAAACCCTGGCTGAGCTTAAACCGGACACTACGCTCTTCATCATTGCATCAAAG ACTTTCACCACCCAAGAAACGATCACCAATGCAGAAACGGCCAAAGAGTGGTTCCTACATGCTGCTAATGAT cCTTCAGCTGTGGCCAAGCACTTTGTTGCCTTGTCTACCAATGGT CCTAAAGTTAAAGACTTTGGAATTGACCCTGAGAACATGTTTGAATTTTGGGAT tgggtTGGTGGTCGCTATTCTCTGTGGTCAGCCATTGGTCTCTCCATTGCCCTGCATATTG GTTTTGACAACTTTGAGAGTCTGCTTGCTGGAGCCCACTGGATG GATAACCACTTCCATACGGCTCCACTGGAGAAGAATGTGCCTGTTTTGTTGGCAATGCTGGGGGTCTGGTATATAAACTGCTTTGGATGTGAAACCCATGCGCTTCTGCCCTATGACCAATACATGCACCGCTTTGCTGCCTACTTCCAGCAG GGTGACATGGAGTCTAATGGCAAGTACATTACCAAGAAAGGTTCTCGTGTGGACTACAGTACTGGCCCTATTGTGTGGGGAGAGCCTGGCACCAATGGGCAGCATGCTTTTTACCAGCTCATTCATCAAG GGACTCGCATGATTCCCTGTGACTTTCTGATCCCAGTCCAGACTCAGCATCCAGTCAGAAACGGTTTGCATCACAAG ATTCTTTTGGCCAACTTCCTTGCTCAGACTGAGGCCTTGATGAAAGGAAAGACTGCTGATGAAGCTCGTAAGGAACTGCAAGCAGCAGGACTGAGTGGGGATGCTCTGGAGAAGCTTCTTCCCCACAAG gtCTTTGAAGGCAATCGCCCAACCAACTCCATCATGTTTACAAAACTCAACCCATTCACTTTGGGAGCAATCATTG cCATGTATGAACACAAGATATTTGTTCAGGGAGTTGTCTGGGATATTAACAGCTATGACCAGTGGGG agttGAGCTTGGAAAACAACTTGCCAAGAAAATTGAGCCTGAACTGGAGTCAGATGCTCCAGTGACATCTCATGATAGCTCAACAAATGGGCTCATCAATTTCATCAAAAAACATAGAGCCTGA